One genomic region from Haloterrigena gelatinilytica encodes:
- a CDS encoding calcium/sodium antiporter, with amino-acid sequence MVQGGPVVQVAIVVGTVLGLWLGARTLVDAVVRLARRFGVPELTIGLTIVAMGTSTPELVVSADAALAGNGEIAVGNVVGSNVYNLAVVLGAASLLRVVPVERSLVHRDGIAALLATLVAFGALFDRTVTRGEGLLLGALFVGYTLYVLRDERTDASIDTEYPGARVSTADAPADSFRARDALALAGGLALVLLSGHFMVEAASSIARTAGVSEWVIGGTVVAAGTSTPELAVSFVAMRRGHIGMSVGNALGSNIFNVLGILGLASLLGPLAVGDAAIETLWWLTAITAATVGALWSGRRLSRPEGALLVVSELVRWTLGLLRIFG; translated from the coding sequence ATGGTTCAGGGAGGACCGGTCGTCCAGGTCGCGATCGTCGTCGGAACCGTACTCGGACTGTGGCTCGGTGCCCGGACGCTCGTCGACGCGGTCGTCCGGTTGGCACGCCGGTTCGGCGTCCCCGAACTCACGATCGGACTGACGATCGTCGCGATGGGGACGTCGACGCCGGAACTGGTCGTGTCGGCCGACGCCGCGCTCGCGGGCAACGGCGAGATCGCCGTCGGCAACGTCGTCGGATCGAACGTGTACAATCTCGCGGTCGTCCTCGGCGCCGCGTCGCTCCTCCGGGTCGTCCCCGTCGAGCGCTCGCTCGTCCACCGGGACGGGATCGCGGCGCTCCTCGCGACGCTGGTCGCGTTCGGCGCGCTGTTCGATCGGACCGTGACGCGAGGCGAGGGCCTCCTCCTCGGGGCGCTGTTCGTCGGCTACACGCTCTACGTCCTGCGGGACGAACGAACGGACGCGTCGATCGACACCGAGTACCCCGGGGCTCGAGTCTCGACGGCGGACGCGCCCGCCGACTCGTTCCGCGCTCGCGACGCGCTCGCGCTCGCGGGCGGACTGGCCCTCGTCCTCCTCAGCGGTCACTTCATGGTCGAAGCCGCGTCGTCGATCGCGCGGACGGCGGGCGTCTCGGAGTGGGTCATCGGCGGGACGGTCGTCGCGGCGGGGACGTCGACGCCGGAGCTCGCGGTCTCGTTCGTCGCGATGCGCCGCGGTCACATCGGCATGTCGGTCGGCAACGCGCTCGGCAGCAACATCTTCAACGTGCTCGGTATTCTCGGGCTCGCGTCGCTGCTCGGGCCGCTCGCCGTCGGCGACGCCGCGATAGAGACCCTCTGGTGGCTCACGGCGATCACGGCGGCGACGGTCGGCGCGCTCTGGTCGGGCCGTCGACTGTCCCGTCCCGAGGGCGCGCTCCTCGTCGTCTCCGAACTCGTCCGCTGGACGCTCGGCCTGTTGCGGATCTTCGGCTGA
- a CDS encoding OsmC family protein translates to MMPERTVTARNPEGMGGTIEAGSFEWRFDEPESAGGSETGPTPVDVFLGALASCLSLSVRFQANKRDTPVETIEVTTEAEPEHGSVDRLEATIRLETDADDETVDRLVDFGERGCHVSQLVGDETPMDVAWERL, encoded by the coding sequence ATGATGCCCGAGCGAACCGTCACCGCCCGGAACCCGGAGGGGATGGGCGGGACCATCGAGGCCGGCTCGTTCGAGTGGCGGTTCGACGAACCCGAGTCGGCCGGCGGCTCGGAGACGGGGCCGACGCCGGTCGACGTCTTCCTCGGCGCGCTGGCCTCCTGTCTCTCCCTGAGCGTTCGCTTCCAGGCGAACAAGCGCGACACGCCGGTCGAGACCATCGAGGTCACGACCGAGGCCGAACCCGAACACGGCTCCGTCGACCGCCTCGAGGCGACGATCCGACTCGAGACCGACGCCGACGACGAGACGGTCGATCGCCTCGTCGACTTCGGCGAGCGGGGCTGTCACGTCTCGCAGCTCGTCGGGGACGAGACGCCGATGGACGTCGCGTGGGAACGGCTGTAG
- a CDS encoding DoxX family membrane protein: MTASTIAPDARNTFESTVGGYTVGGRAHSLSAWFVLSLRLMMGWAFAYSGFTKIVAAEPFSAGGYLTNVAAANGNPLADVFAWMGSTPWFVEFANVAVPWGELLIGLGLLVGALVRLAAFFGALMMLMFYFGNWDVAHGVINGDFAYMLVFLAVAAFGAGRILGLDARIENYDLGGETLLERYPRLEYILG, translated from the coding sequence ATGACTGCATCCACCATCGCTCCAGACGCTCGCAACACGTTCGAAAGCACCGTCGGCGGCTACACGGTCGGCGGCCGCGCACACAGCCTGTCGGCCTGGTTCGTCCTCTCGCTCCGGCTCATGATGGGCTGGGCGTTCGCCTACTCCGGCTTCACGAAGATTGTCGCGGCCGAACCGTTCAGCGCCGGCGGCTACCTGACCAACGTCGCGGCGGCCAACGGTAACCCGCTCGCGGACGTCTTCGCCTGGATGGGCTCGACGCCGTGGTTCGTCGAGTTCGCGAACGTCGCCGTCCCGTGGGGCGAACTCCTCATCGGCCTCGGACTGCTCGTCGGCGCGCTCGTCCGCCTCGCGGCGTTCTTCGGCGCGCTCATGATGCTCATGTTCTACTTCGGAAACTGGGACGTCGCCCACGGCGTCATCAACGGCGACTTCGCGTACATGCTCGTCTTCCTCGCGGTCGCCGCGTTCGGCGCCGGCCGAATCCTCGGCCTCGACGCCCGGATCGAGAACTACGACCTCGGTGGGGAGACGTTGCTCGAGCGCTACCCGCGCCTCGAGTACATCCTCGGCTAA
- a CDS encoding MFS transporter, with product MRWQYRSTVLVLCLLAFFVTYFARMAISPVIPFIVDDFAVSNTQIGFALSGMWLAYGLSQFPSGVLSDRYGEKRVILVAVGGTSIASLLLALAPAFPAFVVLAVLLGAVAGLHYAVATTLLSRTYDELGRAVGIHSVGGPLAGLVAPVAAAWVGERFGWRPALALALGVGLPVFALFAWRIRPTEPRRPEQPMRDRFELDALVDLLSRPAIVFTLAVAMLGTFIVQGLLTFLPTFFVAHHGYSATLAGTAFSGFFVVRTVGQFFLGDLSDRIGRDLAIGGSMFAGAIGLFGLVVGQTRATLAAAVVLVGAGSSFFAALDPRFLDQFETAERGAGFGLVRTVYTVVGAAGSVGVGLFADLFGWATAFLILAALFSVTFLALAANRTFGLGY from the coding sequence ATGCGCTGGCAGTATCGGTCGACAGTGCTCGTCCTCTGCCTGCTCGCGTTCTTCGTCACCTACTTCGCCCGGATGGCGATCAGTCCGGTCATTCCGTTCATCGTCGACGACTTCGCCGTGTCCAACACGCAGATCGGCTTCGCCCTGTCGGGGATGTGGCTCGCCTACGGCCTCTCGCAGTTCCCCAGCGGCGTCCTCAGCGACCGCTACGGGGAGAAGCGGGTCATCCTCGTCGCCGTCGGCGGGACGTCGATCGCGAGCCTCCTGCTCGCCCTCGCGCCGGCGTTTCCCGCGTTCGTCGTCCTCGCCGTTCTGCTCGGAGCCGTCGCCGGCCTCCACTACGCCGTCGCGACGACCCTGCTCTCGCGGACGTACGACGAACTCGGGCGCGCGGTGGGAATCCACTCCGTCGGCGGCCCGCTCGCCGGGCTGGTCGCGCCCGTGGCGGCGGCGTGGGTCGGCGAACGGTTCGGTTGGCGGCCGGCGCTCGCGCTCGCCCTCGGCGTCGGCCTCCCGGTCTTCGCGCTGTTCGCGTGGCGGATCCGCCCGACCGAGCCGCGACGGCCGGAACAACCAATGCGCGACCGGTTCGAACTCGACGCGCTGGTCGACCTGCTCTCGCGGCCGGCGATCGTCTTCACGCTCGCGGTCGCCATGCTCGGCACGTTCATCGTCCAGGGGCTGCTCACGTTCCTCCCGACGTTCTTCGTCGCCCACCACGGCTACTCGGCGACGCTCGCCGGGACGGCCTTCTCCGGGTTCTTCGTCGTGCGAACCGTCGGCCAGTTCTTCCTCGGCGACCTCTCCGATCGGATCGGGCGCGACCTCGCCATCGGCGGGTCGATGTTCGCGGGAGCGATCGGCCTCTTCGGGTTGGTGGTCGGGCAGACGCGCGCGACGCTGGCCGCCGCCGTGGTGCTGGTCGGCGCGGGCTCGAGTTTCTTCGCGGCGCTGGATCCGCGATTCCTCGACCAGTTCGAGACCGCCGAGCGCGGCGCCGGGTTCGGGCTCGTCCGGACGGTCTACACCGTCGTCGGCGCCGCCGGATCGGTCGGCGTCGGCCTGTTCGCCGACCTGTTCGGGTGGGCGACGGCGTTTCTCATTCTCGCCGCCCTGTTCTCGGTCACGTTCCTCGCGCTCGCCGCGAACCGGACGTTCGGTCTCGGCTACTGA
- a CDS encoding alpha-ketoacid dehydrogenase subunit beta, which translates to MTAQAEIERAEETETMTVREAIRMALREELQRDEDVYLMGEDVGKFGGVLEVTGGLWEEFGDERVRDTPISEAGFIGAATGAAATGTRPVAELMFSDFMGVSMEQIMNQMAKMRYMFGGKTGMPVTVRTTEGGGMGAASQHSGTVHAWIAHFPGLKAVAPGTAAAAKGLTKAAVRSNDPVFVFENKMIYEQQGEVPTDEEFTVPLGEAAVEREGEDVTVVATQRLVGESLQTADSLSDDVSVEVIDVRSLYPLDTETIADSVRKTGRLVVADESPLSYGVHAEIVSRVQEEAFFSLDAPIQRIGTPDTHMPFSPPLEQEVLPDGDDVREAIELIT; encoded by the coding sequence ATGACGGCCCAGGCCGAGATCGAGCGCGCCGAGGAGACCGAGACGATGACCGTCCGCGAGGCGATCAGGATGGCCTTACGCGAGGAACTGCAGCGCGACGAGGACGTCTACCTCATGGGCGAGGACGTCGGGAAGTTCGGCGGCGTCCTCGAGGTGACCGGCGGCCTCTGGGAGGAGTTCGGCGACGAACGCGTCCGCGACACGCCGATCAGCGAGGCCGGTTTCATCGGCGCCGCGACGGGTGCCGCCGCGACCGGCACTCGACCCGTCGCCGAGCTCATGTTCTCGGACTTCATGGGCGTCTCGATGGAGCAGATCATGAACCAGATGGCGAAGATGCGCTACATGTTCGGCGGGAAGACGGGGATGCCCGTCACCGTCCGGACGACCGAGGGCGGCGGCATGGGCGCCGCGAGTCAGCACTCCGGGACGGTCCACGCCTGGATCGCTCACTTCCCCGGCCTAAAAGCGGTCGCGCCGGGGACGGCCGCTGCGGCGAAGGGACTGACGAAAGCCGCCGTCCGGTCGAACGATCCCGTGTTCGTCTTCGAGAACAAGATGATCTACGAGCAGCAGGGCGAGGTCCCCACCGACGAGGAGTTCACCGTACCCCTCGGCGAGGCCGCGGTCGAACGCGAGGGCGAGGACGTCACCGTCGTGGCGACCCAGCGGCTCGTCGGCGAGAGCCTGCAGACCGCCGACAGCCTGTCCGACGACGTCAGCGTCGAAGTCATCGACGTCCGCTCGCTGTACCCGCTGGACACGGAGACCATCGCCGACAGCGTCCGGAAGACCGGCCGGCTGGTGGTCGCCGACGAGAGTCCCCTCTCCTACGGCGTCCACGCCGAGATCGTCAGCCGCGTCCAGGAGGAGGCGTTCTTCAGCCTCGACGCGCCGATCCAGCGGATCGGCACACCGGACACCCACATGCCGTTCAGCCCCCCGCTCGAGCAGGAGGTCCTCCCCGACGGCGACGACGTCCGGG
- a CDS encoding thiamine pyrophosphate-dependent dehydrogenase E1 component subunit alpha, which produces MADYTLETEEGRREALRRMLTIREFDSTAGDYFADGEIPGFVHLYIGEEAVGVGACAALEPDDYIASTHRGHGHCIAKGLDPQLMMAELFGKQDGYCNGKGGSMHIADVDAGMLGANGIVGAGPPLATGAALSIDYDDREQVAVGFLGDGAVAQGQVHEAINLAATWDLPAVFVVENNRYGEGTPVEEQHNVDDLSDTAGAYDIPGVTVDGMDVTAVAEAVEEARKRARSGDGPTIVEAETYRYRGHYEGDEQPYRDEDEIEKWKEQDPIDRFSDLLIDRGELTEEELEEMRSEIEAEIEEAIEYAQDAPLPDPSEAYEDMFAEMPPEIERFASQARADGGSLGGDRR; this is translated from the coding sequence ATGGCCGACTACACACTAGAAACGGAGGAGGGGCGACGGGAGGCGCTCCGTCGAATGCTGACGATCCGCGAGTTCGATTCGACGGCCGGCGACTACTTCGCCGACGGAGAGATTCCCGGCTTCGTCCACCTGTACATCGGGGAAGAGGCAGTCGGCGTCGGCGCGTGCGCCGCGCTCGAGCCCGACGACTACATCGCGAGCACGCACCGGGGCCACGGGCACTGCATCGCGAAGGGGTTGGACCCGCAGCTGATGATGGCCGAACTGTTCGGCAAGCAGGACGGCTACTGCAACGGGAAGGGCGGTTCGATGCACATCGCCGACGTCGACGCCGGGATGCTCGGCGCGAACGGCATCGTCGGTGCGGGTCCGCCGCTGGCGACCGGCGCCGCGCTGTCGATCGATTACGACGACCGCGAGCAGGTGGCCGTCGGCTTCCTCGGCGACGGCGCCGTCGCGCAGGGACAGGTACACGAGGCGATCAACCTCGCGGCGACCTGGGACCTGCCGGCGGTCTTCGTCGTCGAGAACAACCGCTACGGTGAGGGGACGCCCGTCGAGGAGCAGCACAACGTCGACGACCTGAGCGACACCGCCGGCGCCTACGACATCCCCGGCGTCACCGTCGACGGGATGGACGTCACCGCCGTCGCCGAGGCCGTCGAGGAGGCGCGCAAGCGCGCTCGATCCGGCGACGGACCGACGATCGTCGAGGCCGAGACCTACCGCTACCGCGGCCATTACGAGGGCGACGAGCAGCCCTACCGTGACGAGGACGAGATCGAGAAGTGGAAGGAACAGGACCCGATCGATCGGTTCTCGGACCTGTTGATCGACCGCGGTGAGCTGACCGAGGAGGAACTCGAGGAGATGCGGTCCGAGATCGAGGCGGAGATCGAGGAGGCGATCGAGTACGCTCAGGACGCTCCGCTCCCGGACCCGAGCGAAGCCTACGAGGACATGTTCGCCGAGATGCCACCCGAGATCGAACGGTTCGCCAGTCAGGCCCGCGCGGACGGCGGCTCGCTCGGAGGTGATCGCCGATGA
- a CDS encoding LolA family protein — translation MKRRRFLAVGAGAGVSLAGCVSYPSADDGPSSEALLRDAIETRRHLNDLRARRTLSVETPSDAVERTERVVRKPPAKQRLEVLESTDPDAPVGSVTVTNREMTWEYNPEEELVDIQFHGTKVDADRTLRVLESLLENYRLGYEGTTTVDGREAHVVETRPPIEETGRRLNLVVGDTTYAIPLSTDDLEDLAVTRTICIDDEYRYPVRERNEVRDGDEIRYRLTVTYEDLAIDEGVESETFTYQPPADATVVTDGTEPEGIFDSIDEAEGAVPYELPEAAIPDAYLLDRITVVERAEKYGGVTTTLWYNDPNVVARELYVVVRERGRFDPDVLEEIEIDGRTAYYRDGRIQSIFWDCDDLSYEVSSLVDGEPIREIAASIGCP, via the coding sequence ATGAAGCGTCGACGGTTTCTGGCGGTCGGTGCCGGCGCCGGCGTCTCGCTCGCCGGCTGCGTGAGCTATCCGTCCGCCGACGACGGGCCCTCGAGCGAGGCGCTGCTCCGCGACGCGATCGAGACGCGTCGCCACCTGAACGATCTCAGGGCGCGCCGAACGCTGTCGGTCGAGACGCCGTCCGACGCCGTCGAACGAACGGAACGCGTCGTCCGCAAACCGCCGGCCAAGCAGCGCCTCGAGGTCCTCGAGTCGACCGATCCGGACGCGCCGGTCGGATCGGTCACCGTCACCAACCGCGAGATGACGTGGGAATACAACCCCGAGGAGGAGCTCGTCGATATCCAGTTTCACGGCACCAAGGTCGACGCCGACCGGACGCTGCGGGTCCTCGAGAGCCTGCTCGAGAACTACCGGCTCGGCTACGAGGGGACGACGACCGTCGACGGCCGGGAGGCCCACGTCGTCGAGACGCGGCCGCCGATCGAGGAGACCGGGCGGCGGCTCAATCTCGTCGTCGGGGATACGACCTACGCCATTCCGCTGTCGACCGACGATCTCGAGGACCTCGCGGTCACCCGGACGATCTGTATCGACGACGAGTACCGGTATCCGGTCAGGGAGCGCAACGAGGTCCGCGACGGCGACGAGATCCGCTACCGGCTGACCGTCACCTACGAGGACCTCGCGATCGACGAGGGCGTCGAGTCGGAGACGTTCACCTACCAGCCGCCGGCGGACGCGACGGTCGTCACGGACGGAACGGAACCGGAGGGGATCTTCGACTCGATCGACGAGGCCGAGGGGGCCGTCCCCTACGAGCTGCCGGAGGCGGCGATCCCCGACGCCTACCTCCTCGATCGCATCACCGTCGTCGAGCGGGCCGAGAAGTACGGCGGGGTGACGACGACGCTGTGGTACAACGATCCGAACGTCGTCGCGCGCGAACTCTACGTCGTCGTCCGCGAGCGGGGCCGGTTCGATCCGGACGTCCTCGAGGAGATCGAGATCGACGGCCGGACGGCCTACTACCGGGACGGCCGGATACAGAGCATCTTCTGGGACTGCGACGACCTGAGCTACGAGGTCTCGAGTCTGGTCGACGGCGAGCCGATCCGAGAGATCGCAGCCTCGATCGGCTGTCCGTAG
- the aroC gene encoding chorismate synthase — translation MNGNRFGRLFQVTTFGESHGEAMGCTISGCPAGLELSEEDIQEDLDRRKPGQSMITTSRGEPDDVSIKSGIQDGYTTGTPIGLVIQNKDARSGKYEPFITAPRPSHGDFTYSAKFGTRNWGGGGRSSARETVNWVAAGAIAKKLLAREGIELKAHVNQIGDVEAPEVSFEEIKEHSEENDVRCAHPETAAEMQELIEEYQEEGDSIGGSIYFEAQGVPVGLGAPRFDSLSARLGQAMMAVPATTGFEFGLGREAREWTGKERNDDWEFDSEGNPTPVENDHGGIQGGISSGEPIYGEVTLHAPTSIPKSQQTADWETGEIKEEKVIGRHDPVLPPRGVPVVEAMLALTLVDFMLLSGRLNPDRVDDRPGEYDTDYHPSNPNNE, via the coding sequence ATGAACGGCAACCGCTTCGGTCGCCTCTTCCAGGTGACCACGTTCGGCGAGAGCCACGGGGAGGCGATGGGCTGTACCATCTCGGGCTGTCCCGCCGGCCTCGAGCTCTCGGAGGAGGACATTCAGGAGGACCTCGACCGGCGAAAGCCGGGCCAGTCGATGATCACGACCAGCCGCGGCGAACCCGACGACGTCTCGATCAAGTCGGGGATTCAGGACGGGTACACGACCGGGACGCCGATTGGACTGGTCATCCAGAACAAGGACGCTCGCTCGGGCAAGTACGAGCCGTTCATCACGGCGCCCCGTCCGTCCCACGGCGACTTCACCTACTCGGCGAAGTTCGGCACTCGCAACTGGGGCGGCGGCGGCCGCTCGTCGGCCCGCGAGACCGTCAACTGGGTCGCCGCGGGCGCCATCGCGAAGAAGCTCCTCGCGCGCGAGGGCATCGAACTCAAGGCTCACGTCAACCAGATCGGCGACGTCGAGGCCCCCGAGGTGAGCTTCGAGGAGATCAAGGAACACTCCGAAGAGAACGACGTTCGGTGTGCCCACCCCGAGACCGCCGCGGAGATGCAGGAGCTGATCGAGGAGTACCAGGAGGAAGGCGACTCCATCGGCGGCAGCATCTACTTCGAGGCCCAGGGCGTCCCCGTCGGCCTCGGCGCGCCGCGGTTCGATTCGCTGTCCGCGCGGCTCGGCCAGGCCATGATGGCGGTGCCGGCGACGACGGGCTTCGAGTTCGGCCTCGGCCGCGAGGCCCGCGAGTGGACCGGCAAGGAGCGCAACGACGACTGGGAGTTCGATTCCGAGGGGAATCCGACGCCCGTCGAGAACGACCACGGCGGCATCCAGGGCGGCATCTCGAGCGGCGAACCGATCTACGGCGAGGTCACGCTGCACGCGCCCACGTCGATCCCCAAGTCCCAGCAGACCGCCGACTGGGAGACGGGCGAGATCAAGGAGGAGAAGGTTATCGGCCGCCACGACCCCGTCCTCCCGCCGCGGGGCGTCCCGGTCGTCGAGGCGATGCTCGCGCTGACGCTCGTTGACTTCATGCTGCTGTCGGGCCGGCTCAACCCCGACCGCGTCGACGACCGGCCCGGCGAGTACGATACCGACTACCACCCGAGTAACCCGAACAACGAGTGA
- a CDS encoding thiolase family protein — protein sequence MSDTTPVIVSAVRTAQGKEDGALADVRSEDLSIPLVDEMLAETGLSGEDVDDLMWGCAQQREEQRTNIARQIALFSDLGEEVPATTVDRQCASSAQAIISAADSIAAGRHDAVVAGGVESMSRVKMGAAESGELYPELDEAYGMENLRMGMTAEKVAEEFDISREEQDEYGARSQQRAVEATESGRFDDEIVPIETGDGVHDEDEGLRPGTTAEKLAELPTVFTDDGTVTPGNASQIADGAAGVMLTSRELAEERGLEILAEVGTSYVAGVDPTIMGVGPVPATEGLLERAGREIDDYGLVEINEAFASQTLYSARELGIPMDRLNVNGGAIAIGHPLGCSGARLPVTLIHEMNREGVDRGIATECVGFGQGAAIEFELP from the coding sequence ATGTCAGACACCACACCGGTGATCGTTAGCGCTGTAAGGACCGCACAGGGCAAAGAGGACGGCGCGCTCGCGGACGTCCGCAGCGAGGATCTCTCGATTCCGCTGGTCGACGAGATGCTCGCGGAGACCGGGCTCTCGGGCGAGGACGTCGACGACCTGATGTGGGGCTGCGCCCAGCAGCGCGAGGAACAGCGAACGAACATCGCCCGCCAGATCGCGCTGTTCTCGGATCTGGGCGAGGAGGTCCCGGCGACCACCGTCGACCGGCAGTGCGCTTCCTCGGCGCAGGCGATCATCAGCGCCGCGGACTCGATCGCCGCGGGCCGCCACGACGCGGTCGTCGCCGGCGGCGTCGAGAGCATGAGCCGCGTGAAGATGGGCGCCGCCGAGAGCGGCGAGCTGTACCCCGAACTCGACGAGGCCTACGGGATGGAGAACCTCCGGATGGGGATGACCGCCGAGAAGGTCGCCGAGGAGTTCGACATCAGCCGCGAGGAGCAAGACGAGTACGGCGCCCGCAGCCAGCAGCGAGCCGTCGAGGCCACCGAGTCGGGCCGCTTCGACGACGAGATCGTCCCCATCGAGACGGGGGACGGCGTCCACGACGAGGACGAGGGGCTCCGGCCCGGCACGACGGCTGAAAAGCTCGCCGAACTGCCGACCGTCTTCACGGACGACGGCACCGTCACGCCGGGCAACGCCTCGCAGATCGCCGACGGCGCCGCCGGCGTCATGCTGACCAGCCGCGAACTCGCCGAGGAACGGGGCCTCGAGATCCTCGCCGAGGTCGGCACCAGCTACGTCGCGGGCGTCGACCCGACGATCATGGGGGTCGGCCCCGTCCCCGCGACGGAGGGGCTGCTCGAGCGCGCCGGGCGCGAGATCGACGACTACGGGCTGGTCGAAATCAACGAGGCCTTCGCCAGTCAGACGCTCTACTCCGCGCGAGAGTTGGGGATTCCGATGGACCGACTGAACGTCAACGGCGGTGCGATCGCCATCGGCCATCCGCTGGGCTGTTCCGGAGCGCGCCTGCCCGTGACCCTGATCCACGAGATGAACCGCGAGGGCGTCGACCGTGGCATCGCGACGGAGTGCGTCGGCTTCGGGCAGGGCGCGGCGATCGAGTTCGAACTGCCCTGA
- the aroA gene encoding 3-phosphoshikimate 1-carboxyvinyltransferase, with translation MNVTITPSSVEGTARAPPSKSYTHRAILAAGYADEATVRDALWSADTQATARAVDLFGGDVTRDGNATLEIDGFDGRPDVPADVIDCANSGTTTRLVTAAAALADGTTVLTGDESLRSRPQGPLLEALSALGAEAYSTRGNGLAPLVVTGPLSGGSVSIPGDVSSQYITALLMAGAVTDEGIEIDLETELKSAPYVDITLEVLADFGVDARHTDDGFAVDGGQTYSPAGGEYAVPGDFSSISYPLAAGAIAGDEGDGVRIEGANPSAQGDTAIVEIVERMGADVDWDREEGVIEVSSAPLSGVEVDVEDTPDLLPTIATLGAVADGDTRITNAEHVRYKETDRVSAMAEELGEMGVETTEERDSLTVHGGDSRLEGATVSGRDDHRIIMALALAGLVADGETTVEGADHVDVSFPGFFDVLEGLGVALERDDGQ, from the coding sequence ATGAACGTCACTATCACGCCCTCGAGCGTCGAGGGGACGGCACGGGCTCCGCCCTCGAAGAGCTACACGCACCGAGCGATCCTCGCCGCGGGTTACGCCGACGAGGCGACGGTCCGGGACGCGCTCTGGAGCGCGGACACGCAGGCGACCGCGCGGGCGGTGGACCTCTTCGGCGGCGACGTCACCCGAGACGGGAACGCGACCCTCGAGATCGACGGCTTCGACGGCCGGCCCGACGTTCCGGCGGACGTCATCGACTGCGCGAACAGCGGGACGACGACGCGGCTCGTCACGGCCGCGGCGGCGCTGGCCGACGGGACGACCGTCCTGACCGGCGACGAATCGCTGCGCTCGCGACCCCAGGGACCGCTGCTCGAGGCGCTCTCCGCGCTCGGCGCCGAGGCGTACAGCACGCGGGGCAACGGGCTGGCGCCGCTGGTCGTCACCGGACCGCTCTCGGGCGGTTCGGTCTCGATCCCGGGCGACGTCTCCTCGCAGTACATCACCGCCCTGCTGATGGCCGGCGCCGTCACCGACGAGGGGATCGAGATCGACCTCGAGACCGAACTCAAGTCCGCGCCCTACGTCGACATCACGCTCGAGGTGCTCGCGGACTTCGGCGTCGACGCCCGCCACACCGACGACGGCTTCGCGGTCGACGGCGGCCAGACGTACAGCCCTGCAGGCGGCGAATACGCAGTCCCCGGCGACTTCTCGTCGATCTCCTACCCCCTCGCGGCGGGGGCGATCGCCGGCGACGAGGGCGACGGCGTCCGCATCGAGGGCGCCAACCCGAGCGCGCAGGGCGACACCGCCATCGTCGAGATCGTCGAACGCATGGGTGCCGACGTCGACTGGGACCGCGAGGAAGGCGTCATCGAGGTCTCGAGCGCGCCGCTGTCGGGAGTCGAGGTCGACGTCGAGGACACGCCCGATCTGCTGCCGACGATCGCGACGCTGGGCGCCGTCGCCGACGGCGACACGCGCATTACGAACGCCGAGCACGTCCGCTACAAGGAGACCGACCGCGTGAGCGCGATGGCCGAGGAACTGGGCGAGATGGGCGTCGAAACCACCGAGGAGCGCGACTCGCTGACGGTCCACGGCGGCGACTCCCGGCTCGAGGGTGCTACCGTTTCCGGGCGCGACGATCACCGGATCATCATGGCGCTGGCGCTCGCCGGCCTGGTCGCCGACGGCGAGACGACCGTCGAGGGCGCCGACCACGTCGACGTCTCGTTCCCCGGCTTCTTCGACGTGCTCGAGGGGTTAGGCGTCGCCCTGGAGCGCGACGACGGGCAGTAG
- a CDS encoding VOC family protein gives MGVDNITQLDIEIPELSQVAFVVEDLEDGMDRFEGLLGIGPWEIHRFEPPALTDRIYRGEPHEYSMRLALAQLGGTMIELIEPLEGPSIYTEHLEEHGEGLHHVACFAFDDPHAVVEEFETAGLSVLQSGDYGGTEFWYFDTADELNGAIFETAANVESMPEADATYPE, from the coding sequence ATGGGTGTTGACAACATCACACAACTTGACATCGAGATACCGGAACTCTCACAGGTCGCGTTCGTGGTGGAGGACCTCGAGGACGGTATGGACCGGTTCGAGGGGCTCCTCGGCATCGGCCCGTGGGAGATCCACCGGTTCGAACCGCCCGCGCTGACCGATCGGATCTACCGCGGCGAACCCCACGAGTACTCGATGCGCCTCGCGCTCGCGCAACTCGGCGGGACGATGATCGAACTGATCGAACCGCTCGAGGGACCGAGCATTTACACGGAGCATCTGGAGGAACACGGCGAAGGCCTCCACCACGTCGCCTGTTTCGCGTTCGACGATCCTCACGCGGTCGTCGAGGAGTTCGAGACCGCGGGGCTGTCCGTGCTCCAGAGCGGTGACTACGGCGGCACCGAGTTCTGGTACTTCGACACCGCAGACGAACTCAACGGCGCGATCTTCGAGACCGCGGCGAACGTGGAGTCGATGCCGGAAGCGGACGCGACCTATCCCGAGTAG